ACAGGCCCTGGAtcgccgccgtgctcgtAAACCGCCCGGCCGTCTCGCCCGTGCCGTTGCCGAACAGACCCAAGTCCTCGAGCCGCTGCAGGAATCGCTCGcgcccggcgccgtcggcatcgacgtcgccgtAGAACCGATCCCACATCTGCCCAGCCTGATACCGCGTCGCCTCGCCGATGCGCGTCATCATGTCGACGCGTCCGGGCCGGATGAGCGCCGGGTCGAGCCGCTCGATGTGGTTCGTTGTCAGGAACGCGATGcgctcctcgcccgccgcaAGCCCGTCGAGCGCGTTGAGCAGGCCCGAGAAGGTCACGCTGGCGCCGCTGtagccgtcggcgtcgcgctgccgccggtTGACGAACGCCGAGTCGGCGTCCTCAAGCAGCAGGATGCTGCGCCGCGGCAGCTTCGTCAGGAGGTACGCCAGCTTGTCATCCGTCATGCCCATCTCGCTGAGGTTGATCATGGCCACGCTGAagtcgagctcgccggccAGGGACTGGATGAAGGAGCTCTTTCCGCTGCCGGGCGGGCCGAACAGAAGGTAGCCGCGCCGGTAGGGGATGCCACGGTCGACATACCACTGCTGACGCCCGAGGAAGTCCctgacgtcgtcgacgatgccctccttgacgccctcgtctAGTATCACAGACCCAAGGGGGCGCTTCTTGCGCGGGTCGCCGAGCGGCGCCCACTCCATGCCCCTCGCGGCGTACACGATGGTCTTGCCTTCGTTCGCCTTGGCTGCCAGCGCgtgggcctcggcgaagacgTGCTCAAAGACGTGTCGGTGCGCCCACAGCGTCGTCAGCTGGACGATCTCGTGCGGCTCGCCCGTGTTCATGTTGGCCGTGCTGTGCTTCTCACGGTTGACGGCGATGTAGGCGGAGCCGTGCTTGACAATGTGCCTGCCGTAGCCGGGCTGCAGGAAAAAG
This sequence is a window from Colletotrichum higginsianum IMI 349063 chromosome 8, whole genome shotgun sequence. Protein-coding genes within it:
- a CDS encoding Mitochondrial chaperone, encoding MSSTEPTASTAASSASTAASLSSSPPSSSAPASVLSLDALFNNPLFAGGIGLASLGAAAAFARKGVVVAAGAARRRLLVNVEISKQDPAYPWVLAWLSQPREQAGFLASRITRIHNLSVSTTTTSAHRGGAAAAGPTSAHFFLQPGYGRHIVKHGSAYIAVNREKHSTANMNTGEPHEIVQLTTLWAHRHVFEHVFAEAHALAAKANEGKTIVYAARGMEWAPLGDPRKKRPLGSVILDEGVKEGIVDDVRDFLGRQQWYVDRGIPYRRGYLLFGPPGSGKSSFIQSLAGELDFSVAMINLSEMGMTDDKLAYLLTKLPRRSILLLEDADSAFVNRRQRDADGYSGASVTFSGLLNALDGLAAGEERIAFLTTNHIERLDPALIRPGRVDMMTRIGEATRYQAGQMWDRFYGDVDADGAGRERFLQRLEDLGLFGNGTGETAGRFTSTAAIQGLFLFNKNDMQGAIDMAEGLIPRQFEAADAVPEGAIKTRA